The following coding sequences are from one Streptomyces venezuelae window:
- a CDS encoding amidase produces the protein MRVSEYVNHDAVGLAELVAAGEVTPGELMAAAREAVRAVNPEINAVVETWATDDEPAPAPGGAPLAGVPFLIKDLGVAMAGRRTELGSRLAAGHVASADSSLMVRLRRAGLVTFGRTTTPEMAYSITTEPALHGPTRNPWDPRRSAGGSSGGAGAAVAAGIVPVAHATDAAGSLRIPAAHNGLFGLKPTRGRVSVGPDFDEIFNGLGVQGTVSRTVRDSAVLLDRMRGPEPGDPYSAPEPPRPYAQEVSRPPSRPLRIGVLAQAWGGRRTTGPVADAVSRTVRLLESLGHRVAEVRVDLGADWDEFVLADARIMTANLAASLDALAAASGRPLDSTTLEPVTLAGHRYGQRVTGPQLVAALSVRNRVARALARYFGVYDLLLTPTVPEPPPLLGEYGRGAETLDGYGWIERLNDRSPFTTVFNVAGTPAMSVPVTSDAETGMPIGMQFAAGYGEEGLLFRLAGQLEQASPWAGRTPAVWAGSARVL, from the coding sequence GTGAGAGTTTCGGAGTACGTGAACCACGACGCGGTCGGGCTCGCGGAGCTGGTGGCGGCGGGCGAGGTGACGCCCGGCGAACTGATGGCCGCGGCCCGCGAAGCGGTGCGGGCCGTGAACCCGGAGATCAACGCCGTCGTCGAGACATGGGCCACCGACGACGAGCCCGCCCCGGCCCCCGGCGGCGCGCCGCTGGCCGGCGTCCCCTTCCTGATCAAGGACCTCGGGGTCGCCATGGCCGGCCGGCGGACGGAGCTGGGCAGCCGGCTCGCGGCCGGGCACGTCGCGAGCGCCGACTCCTCGCTGATGGTGCGTCTGCGACGAGCCGGACTGGTGACGTTCGGGCGTACCACGACACCGGAGATGGCCTACAGCATCACCACGGAGCCGGCGTTGCACGGTCCGACCCGCAACCCGTGGGACCCGCGGAGGAGTGCGGGTGGCTCCAGTGGCGGCGCCGGTGCGGCCGTCGCCGCCGGGATCGTCCCCGTCGCGCACGCCACGGACGCCGCGGGCTCCCTCCGCATACCCGCCGCCCACAACGGCCTCTTCGGGCTGAAGCCCACCCGCGGCCGCGTCTCCGTGGGTCCCGACTTCGACGAGATCTTCAACGGTCTCGGCGTCCAGGGCACCGTCAGCCGCACCGTGCGCGACAGCGCGGTCCTGCTCGACCGGATGCGCGGGCCGGAACCGGGCGACCCGTACTCCGCACCTGAGCCGCCCAGGCCGTACGCGCAGGAAGTCAGCCGTCCCCCGAGCCGACCGCTGCGCATCGGCGTCCTCGCCCAGGCATGGGGCGGGCGCCGCACCACCGGGCCCGTGGCCGACGCGGTCTCCCGGACCGTGCGGCTCCTCGAATCGCTCGGCCACCGGGTCGCCGAGGTGCGGGTCGACCTCGGCGCCGACTGGGACGAGTTCGTGCTCGCCGACGCCCGCATCATGACGGCGAACCTCGCCGCCTCCCTCGATGCGCTCGCCGCCGCGTCCGGCAGGCCCCTCGACTCCACCACCCTCGAACCGGTGACCCTGGCCGGACACCGGTACGGGCAGCGGGTCACCGGCCCTCAGCTCGTCGCCGCCCTCTCCGTCCGCAACCGCGTCGCCCGCGCTCTGGCACGGTACTTCGGCGTGTACGACCTGCTGCTCACGCCGACCGTGCCGGAGCCGCCCCCGCTCCTCGGCGAGTACGGGCGGGGAGCGGAGACCCTGGACGGGTACGGCTGGATCGAGCGCCTCAACGACCGCTCGCCGTTCACCACCGTGTTCAACGTCGCGGGCACGCCCGCCATGTCCGTGCCGGTGACGTCCGACGCGGAGACCGGGATGCCGATCGGCATGCAGTTCGCCGCGGGGTACGGCGAGGAAGGGCTGCTCTTCCGGCTCGCCGGGCAGCTCGAACAGGCGAGTCCCTGGGCGGGGCGTACGCCTGCGGTGTGGGCGGGCAGCGCGCGGGTGCTCTGA
- a CDS encoding TetR/AcrR family transcriptional regulator, protein MTATTSRPGRVAKLPPRERILDAAEELFQSEGIRRVGVQAIADRAETTKAAIYRHFETKDALVAEWLRIVAADYQAAFDRVEAAHPGDPREQILGLARFIAEGLPTLSYRGCPFINSLAELPDRSHPARQVIEEHKARQTRRLVAMCEEAALPDPAQTAAEITFLLEGAQVSTQNGSIDRAGDRLTGIVEALLDRCRAAGP, encoded by the coding sequence ATGACGGCGACCACCAGCAGGCCGGGCAGAGTGGCCAAACTCCCGCCCCGCGAGCGCATCCTCGACGCGGCGGAGGAGCTCTTCCAGAGCGAGGGCATCCGGCGGGTGGGCGTCCAGGCGATCGCCGACCGGGCCGAGACGACGAAGGCGGCGATCTACCGGCACTTCGAGACGAAGGACGCACTGGTCGCGGAGTGGCTGCGGATCGTCGCCGCGGACTACCAGGCCGCGTTCGACCGCGTCGAGGCCGCGCACCCCGGCGACCCCAGGGAGCAGATCCTGGGTCTGGCCCGCTTCATCGCCGAGGGGCTGCCCACGCTCTCCTACCGGGGCTGTCCGTTCATCAACTCCCTCGCCGAACTCCCCGACCGATCACACCCGGCGCGGCAGGTCATCGAGGAGCACAAGGCCCGCCAGACCCGGCGGCTGGTCGCCATGTGCGAGGAAGCCGCTCTGCCCGACCCCGCGCAGACCGCGGCCGAGATCACGTTCCTGCTGGAGGGTGCGCAGGTCAGCACGCAGAACGGCAGCATCGACCGGGCCGGGGACCGTCTGACGGGCATCGTGGAAGCGCTCCTGGACCGATGCCGGGCGGCGGGGCCCTGA
- a CDS encoding DNA alkylation repair protein, translated as MSVTVPTAVPRSELADTVLEPLVATYAEAADPERSAQMRAYMKDIAPFLGLTSPVRRDLSRAVLAGTPRPDEKDCAAIALRCWELPEREYAYFAVDCLRRHVKRCSSGFLPVVRHLVTTRSWWGTVDALAAHVVGGLVAADPELRTVMDAWIEDDDLWVARTALLHQLRHRADTDTERLFAYCVRQSGHPDFFIRKAIGWCLREYAKTDPEAVRAFVERERDRLSPLSVREALKNL; from the coding sequence ATGAGCGTCACAGTCCCGACCGCCGTGCCGAGAAGCGAGCTCGCCGACACGGTGCTCGAACCGCTCGTCGCGACCTATGCGGAGGCGGCGGATCCGGAACGGTCCGCGCAGATGAGGGCGTACATGAAGGACATCGCCCCCTTCCTCGGACTGACCTCGCCGGTGCGCCGCGACCTGTCCCGCGCGGTCCTCGCCGGCACTCCGCGCCCCGACGAAAAAGACTGTGCGGCGATCGCGCTGCGCTGCTGGGAACTGCCCGAACGGGAGTACGCCTACTTCGCCGTCGACTGTCTGCGCCGTCATGTGAAGCGCTGCTCGTCCGGTTTCCTGCCCGTCGTCCGGCATCTCGTGACGACGCGCTCCTGGTGGGGCACGGTCGACGCGCTCGCCGCGCACGTGGTCGGCGGTCTGGTCGCGGCGGACCCGGAGCTGCGGACCGTCATGGACGCCTGGATCGAGGACGACGACCTCTGGGTGGCCCGGACGGCCCTCCTCCATCAGCTCCGTCACAGAGCGGACACCGACACGGAACGGCTCTTCGCGTACTGCGTACGCCAGTCGGGGCATCCCGACTTCTTCATCAGGAAGGCCATCGGCTGGTGTCTGCGGGAGTACGCGAAGACCGACCCGGAGGCCGTACGCGCCTTCGTGGAGCGAGAACGGGACCGGCTGTCGCCGCTCTCGGTGCGGGAAGCGCTGAAGAACCTCTGA
- a CDS encoding TVP38/TMEM64 family protein yields the protein MFETATARPQGLAVRCARALLSPWSRLSLLVVLLAAAATCVLLFEPQRVLSDGWPAQLGGATAVALFAVAYGACTAAFVPRPLLNLAAGALFGSQAGLAAAIAGTVFGAGIAFGLGRMLGQDALRPLLRGRWLKAADGQLSRHGFRSMLAVRLFPGVPFAAANYCAAVSRMGWLPFLLATGLGSIPNTAAYVIAGARASTPTSPVFLIAMGFIAVTGLGGATVAWFKRHHFRDR from the coding sequence ATGTTCGAGACCGCAACCGCCCGCCCGCAGGGCCTCGCCGTGCGCTGTGCCAGGGCTCTGCTCTCGCCGTGGTCGCGGCTGTCGCTGCTCGTCGTGCTGCTGGCCGCGGCGGCGACGTGCGTCCTGCTCTTCGAGCCGCAACGCGTCCTCTCCGACGGTTGGCCCGCGCAGTTGGGCGGCGCCACGGCGGTGGCGCTGTTCGCGGTGGCGTACGGGGCGTGCACCGCCGCGTTCGTGCCGCGGCCGCTGCTCAATCTGGCGGCGGGCGCGCTCTTCGGCTCGCAGGCGGGCCTCGCCGCGGCGATCGCCGGCACGGTGTTCGGTGCCGGGATCGCCTTCGGTCTCGGCCGGATGCTGGGCCAGGACGCGCTGCGGCCGTTGCTCCGGGGGCGCTGGCTGAAGGCCGCGGACGGCCAGCTCAGCCGGCACGGATTCCGCTCGATGCTGGCGGTCCGGCTGTTCCCCGGCGTGCCGTTCGCCGCGGCCAACTACTGCGCCGCCGTGTCGCGCATGGGCTGGCTGCCGTTCCTGCTCGCGACGGGCCTCGGCTCGATCCCGAACACGGCGGCGTACGTGATCGCGGGGGCCCGCGCGTCGACGCCGACGTCGCCCGTCTTCCTGATCGCGATGGGGTTCATCGCGGTGACGGGTCTGGGCGGGGCGACAGTGGCCTGGTTCAAGCGCCACCACTTCCGCGACCGCTGA
- a CDS encoding thiolase family protein: MRDAVIVEAVRTPVGKGKPQGALADVHPVELLAHTLRTLVERTGIDPALIDDVIGGTVDQVAEQAMNTTRYAVLSAGLPESVPATTVDRQCGSSQQAVHFAAQGVISGAYDMAVACGVESMSRVPMWSNVPEGADPFGPGVAERYPEGLVPQGISAELIAAKWSIGRDRMDAFATTSHQRAARAWDAGLFDAETAPIAGLRRDESVRPTTTPDVLAGLKPAYYDPHFGERFPQIDWSVTAGNASPVNDGAAALLITTGENAARLGLRPLARLHSFAVTGSDPLLMLTGIMPATEKVLRKASLTLDDIDLFEVNEAFAAVVLAWLQETGADPEKVNVHGGALALGHPLGASGARLMTTLVHAMRARGARYALQTMCEAGGLANATVLEAL; encoded by the coding sequence ATGCGTGATGCCGTCATCGTCGAAGCCGTACGCACCCCCGTCGGCAAGGGCAAGCCGCAGGGCGCCCTCGCCGACGTTCACCCCGTCGAACTCCTCGCCCACACCCTGCGCACGCTCGTCGAGCGCACCGGGATCGACCCCGCGCTGATCGACGACGTGATCGGCGGCACCGTCGACCAGGTCGCCGAGCAGGCCATGAACACCACCCGCTACGCCGTGCTCTCGGCCGGCCTCCCCGAGTCCGTGCCCGCGACCACCGTCGACCGGCAGTGCGGCTCCTCCCAGCAGGCCGTGCACTTCGCCGCGCAGGGCGTCATATCGGGTGCGTACGACATGGCGGTCGCCTGCGGTGTGGAGTCGATGAGCCGCGTACCGATGTGGTCGAACGTGCCCGAAGGGGCGGATCCGTTCGGACCGGGCGTTGCCGAGCGGTATCCGGAAGGGCTCGTCCCGCAGGGCATCAGCGCCGAACTCATCGCCGCCAAGTGGTCCATCGGACGCGACCGGATGGACGCGTTCGCGACGACCTCGCACCAGCGTGCCGCCCGCGCCTGGGACGCCGGCCTGTTCGACGCCGAGACCGCGCCCATAGCCGGGCTCCGGCGCGACGAGTCCGTACGGCCGACCACCACCCCCGACGTCCTCGCGGGGCTCAAGCCCGCCTACTACGACCCGCACTTCGGCGAGCGCTTCCCGCAGATCGACTGGTCCGTCACGGCCGGCAACGCGAGCCCCGTCAACGACGGAGCGGCCGCCCTCCTCATCACCACCGGCGAGAACGCCGCGCGTCTCGGGCTGCGCCCGCTCGCCAGGCTGCACAGCTTCGCCGTCACCGGATCCGACCCGCTCCTCATGCTCACCGGCATCATGCCAGCGACGGAGAAGGTGCTGCGCAAGGCGTCACTCACCCTCGACGACATCGACCTCTTCGAGGTCAACGAGGCCTTCGCGGCCGTCGTGCTCGCCTGGCTGCAGGAGACCGGCGCCGACCCGGAGAAGGTCAACGTGCACGGCGGCGCCCTCGCCCTCGGACACCCGCTCGGCGCCAGCGGCGCCCGGCTGATGACCACCCTCGTCCACGCGATGCGCGCTCGCGGCGCGCGCTACGCCCTCCAGACGATGTGCGAGGCCGGGGGACTCGCCAACGCGACCGTCCTGGAAGCGCTGTAG
- a CDS encoding winged helix-turn-helix transcriptional regulator gives MKDPRPCSIADALALVGEKYSLLVLREVCLGNERFDQLVRNIGAPRDVLATRLRRLVEAGILEKEAYSERPRRFRYRPTRAGLELEPVLMTLMAWGDRHLRGDTDRPMVLEHVCGHELVPVVTCSACGDAVRHDDLTAHPQAPGWTTSGPAPQPPVGPAAVP, from the coding sequence ATGAAGGATCCACGCCCCTGCTCGATCGCCGACGCCCTCGCGCTGGTCGGCGAGAAGTACTCCCTGCTCGTCCTGCGGGAGGTGTGTCTGGGCAATGAACGCTTCGACCAGCTGGTACGCAACATCGGGGCGCCCCGCGACGTCCTCGCGACACGTCTGCGCCGCCTGGTGGAGGCGGGCATCCTGGAGAAGGAGGCGTACAGCGAGCGCCCTCGGCGTTTCCGCTACCGCCCGACCCGAGCCGGTCTCGAACTGGAGCCCGTGCTCATGACATTGATGGCGTGGGGCGACCGCCACCTGCGGGGAGACACGGACCGCCCGATGGTCCTCGAACACGTCTGCGGCCACGAGCTGGTCCCGGTGGTCACCTGTTCGGCCTGCGGCGACGCGGTCCGGCACGACGATCTCACCGCGCACCCGCAGGCGCCGGGATGGACGACGTCGGGCCCGGCGCCACAGCCGCCGGTCGGCCCTGCCGCCGTCCCGTAA